Genomic DNA from Roseburia intestinalis L1-82:
GTATTTATGCGTTTCTCAGATAAATAAACGCGCCAAGATTTCCGCGTTTTCCATGGCTTGCACGGTGGGAAAACAGAAGATCCGGGTTACAGCAGGTGCAGATGTTCGTGACTGCGATCTTTTCTTTTAAAACTCCTGCTTCTGTCAGGACGATCTCGTTCGCCCCCCAGAGATCAAGCTGGTACTTGCCATTTTTCTTATCGAGCAAGATCTCATCTGCATGCCCCGGGAACGCCTCTTTAAAAGCATCTGCGACATCCTCACTGACCTCATAGCAGTCCTGGCAGATGGACGGACCGATGGCACAGACTAAATCTTTCGCCTCCGTGCCAAATTCACGTTTCATCGCTGTGATCGTGGCCGCTCCCATTTTTCCGACCGTTCCCTTCCAGCCGGAATGGCTCATGCCAATCGCACGGTGCACCGGATCCACAAAGTATAACGGTACGCAGTCTGCATA
This window encodes:
- the pgeF gene encoding peptidoglycan editing factor PgeF; protein product: MNLKKKNNDIVLEEVWCENGAGSTLPLLKYPLLEQTGIVEHCFTTRIGGVSKGIYESLNLSFTRGDEDAAVRENFRRLAGAMKTDVSKFVFTDQTHTTNVRRVTAEDAGKGIVKERDYTDIDGLITNEPGLVLSTFYADCVPLYFVDPVHRAIGMSHSGWKGTVGKMGAATITAMKREFGTEAKDLVCAIGPSICQDCYEVSEDVADAFKEAFPGHADEILLDKKNGKYQLDLWGANEIVLTEAGVLKEKIAVTNICTCCNPDLLFSHRASHGKRGNLGAFIYLRNA